One Cloacibacillus sp. genomic window carries:
- a CDS encoding ELM1/GtrOC1 family putative glycosyltransferase yields MNAGNSLRAILILSDGIRGHINQSRGVAHWLSQLTGAEILESEVPALTGAAKARAKTAARSLAAGGTRRDARDWLAAADGDALIRRVGQWFAERNIQEGSGAVLIISAGSTPAPYNIALGYIWRCACATIMTPGTIGTDPFDFAIVPEHDYPERKPNILVTLGSPNYVIKENLKKEAAALLAEHPSSAGEIWSVLIGGDDANYVITPEWVKKQLGQILNLAQHAGADLYITTSRRTSPAAVKTVKTLAAHSPAVKYLLVASEDDFNPIPAMLGFSKEVFCTEDSVNMVSETITGGHRAVLLRVEHRGGFKGLIQRATASLVNAGALSPNMLWGIPKFDLVFDHFARNDSLIEYRDWLRVRRENTQLSPTEETSEEFNEAKRAAQWIYDNWK; encoded by the coding sequence ATGAACGCGGGAAACTCCTTAAGGGCAATACTCATCCTCAGCGACGGCATCCGCGGCCATATAAACCAGAGCCGCGGCGTCGCCCATTGGCTCTCGCAGCTGACCGGGGCGGAGATACTTGAGAGCGAAGTTCCCGCCCTTACGGGCGCGGCCAAGGCGCGCGCCAAGACCGCCGCACGTTCTCTGGCAGCGGGCGGCACGCGGCGCGACGCGCGCGACTGGCTCGCCGCGGCGGACGGCGACGCGCTGATACGCCGCGTAGGCCAATGGTTTGCCGAACGCAACATCCAAGAGGGTTCGGGAGCCGTGCTGATAATCTCCGCCGGCAGCACCCCCGCCCCCTACAACATCGCCCTCGGCTATATCTGGCGCTGCGCCTGCGCGACCATCATGACCCCAGGCACGATTGGCACCGACCCCTTCGACTTCGCGATCGTACCGGAACACGACTATCCGGAACGGAAACCCAACATCCTTGTGACGCTCGGCTCGCCAAACTACGTCATCAAAGAAAACCTAAAAAAAGAGGCGGCGGCGCTGCTCGCCGAACATCCCTCCTCCGCGGGTGAGATTTGGTCGGTGCTCATCGGCGGAGACGACGCGAACTACGTTATCACCCCGGAATGGGTCAAAAAACAGCTGGGGCAGATATTGAACCTCGCGCAGCATGCCGGCGCGGATCTCTATATCACCACCTCACGGCGCACAAGCCCCGCGGCGGTGAAGACCGTCAAGACGCTTGCCGCTCACTCCCCCGCCGTCAAGTATCTGCTCGTCGCCTCAGAGGACGACTTCAACCCCATACCGGCGATGCTCGGCTTCTCCAAAGAGGTATTCTGCACCGAGGACTCGGTCAACATGGTCTCCGAGACGATCACGGGCGGCCACCGCGCGGTGCTGCTGCGCGTGGAACACCGCGGGGGCTTCAAAGGGCTGATCCAGAGGGCTACCGCCTCACTGGTAAACGCCGGTGCCCTCTCGCCGAACATGCTCTGGGGCATTCCGAAATTCGACCTCGTATTCGACCATTTCGCGAGGAACGACTCCCTGATAGAATACAGGGACTGGCTGCGCGTTCGCCGGGAAAATACACAGCTATCTCCCACCGAAGAGACTTCGGAAGAATTCAACGAGGCAAAACGTGCCGCGCAGTGGATATACGACAACTGGAAGTAA
- the kdsB gene encoding 3-deoxy-manno-octulosonate cytidylyltransferase: protein MTEPKFLGVIPARYASSRLPGKPLLEIGGKTMLEHVYRRSLASGVFFRVVIATDDHRIYDAAEKVGADVLMTRADHPDGSSRVAEIAAKIDTDYVINIQGDEPMLDPRMLRELAAGFAADPEADSATVCVPITREEDFRNPNIVKVVRAQNGRALYFSRSPIPYPRSSAGCPVWEHLGIYAFTKQFLLKFVALPPTPLMRTESLEQLRILEHGYSMAVIPTKYPSEGPNVNTLEDLEEARRIFAQKKNEEK, encoded by the coding sequence ATGACGGAGCCAAAATTCCTCGGAGTAATACCGGCGCGCTACGCCTCGTCGCGCCTTCCCGGAAAGCCGCTGCTGGAGATCGGCGGCAAGACGATGCTTGAACACGTCTACCGCCGTTCACTCGCCTCCGGCGTATTCTTTCGCGTGGTGATCGCCACAGACGACCACCGCATCTACGACGCCGCCGAAAAGGTGGGAGCCGACGTCCTTATGACGCGCGCCGACCACCCGGACGGCTCAAGCCGTGTCGCGGAGATTGCCGCGAAGATAGACACCGACTACGTAATCAACATCCAGGGGGACGAGCCGATGCTTGACCCGCGCATGCTGCGCGAACTCGCGGCGGGATTCGCCGCCGACCCGGAGGCCGATTCGGCGACCGTCTGCGTGCCGATCACCAGGGAAGAGGACTTCCGGAACCCCAACATCGTGAAGGTGGTCCGCGCCCAAAACGGCCGCGCGCTCTACTTCAGCCGCTCGCCTATTCCCTATCCGCGCAGCAGCGCCGGCTGCCCCGTCTGGGAACACCTCGGCATCTACGCCTTTACCAAGCAGTTCCTGCTCAAATTCGTGGCGCTCCCGCCTACGCCGCTGATGCGGACGGAGAGCCTCGAACAGCTGCGTATACTGGAGCACGGCTACTCAATGGCGGTCATCCCGACAAAATACCCCTCCGAGGGACCCAACGTCAACACGCTTGAGGATCTTGAAGAGGCGCGGCGGATATTCGCCCAAAAGAAAAACGAAGAAAAATGA
- a CDS encoding glycosyltransferase N-terminal domain-containing protein: MSLLRSLYQLPINAFFALSQDRLKAKYTEGNDERQGEIPSEKLAQLSGARPVWVHAVSVGEVQAAVPFIKAARADGYKGPVVLSTTTQTGKAMAERLGGGLFDLHIYYPWDKKRFVALALDTLRPELFVTAETELWPNMLWECRERAIPAFLINGRISDRTWGRISGGIAKHAAASLYSLFSELYLRDEEDARRLSEVGVRAEKLHVLGDSKIDALLARKNTAARDGWREKFGAPERPIFIAGSTHTGEDEKVIAAFELLRGSRPEARLIIAPRHPERAEAVASLVPEKYKTMRLSALAEGWDVLIIDKIGVLFDLYGTAYSAFVGGSFADKGGQNILEPFSWGVPVQYGPHMEDFAQASRAFILMGAAAQVADERELAEVWRCLAAERDTGERWQRLSRDYFEKSCGASMRTWQMIKKYLSGYG; the protein is encoded by the coding sequence CTGTCGCTGCTGCGCAGTCTGTACCAGCTTCCGATAAACGCCTTCTTCGCCCTTTCGCAGGACAGGCTTAAGGCTAAATATACCGAGGGCAACGACGAGCGTCAGGGAGAGATACCGTCTGAAAAGCTCGCGCAGCTCTCCGGCGCGCGTCCCGTGTGGGTGCACGCCGTCTCGGTCGGCGAGGTGCAGGCGGCGGTGCCCTTTATAAAGGCGGCGCGGGCCGACGGCTACAAAGGCCCCGTCGTCCTCTCGACGACGACGCAGACGGGAAAGGCGATGGCCGAGCGGCTCGGCGGCGGACTATTCGACCTCCATATCTACTATCCATGGGATAAGAAAAGGTTCGTCGCGCTGGCGCTTGATACGCTTCGCCCGGAGCTGTTTGTGACCGCGGAGACCGAACTCTGGCCAAACATGCTCTGGGAGTGCCGCGAGCGCGCGATTCCCGCCTTTCTCATCAACGGCCGCATCTCCGACCGTACATGGGGCCGTATCAGCGGCGGGATCGCCAAACATGCGGCGGCCAGCCTCTACTCGCTATTCAGCGAGCTTTATCTCCGCGACGAAGAGGACGCGCGGCGGCTCTCGGAGGTCGGCGTAAGGGCGGAAAAGCTTCACGTCCTCGGAGACAGCAAGATCGACGCGCTGCTCGCGAGAAAGAACACCGCAGCCCGCGACGGCTGGCGGGAAAAATTCGGCGCGCCGGAGCGCCCGATATTCATCGCCGGCAGTACCCATACGGGCGAGGACGAAAAGGTCATCGCCGCCTTTGAGCTGCTGCGCGGGAGCAGGCCGGAGGCGCGGCTCATCATCGCACCCCGCCACCCGGAGAGGGCGGAGGCGGTCGCCTCGCTCGTTCCGGAAAAATATAAAACCATGAGGCTGTCGGCGCTCGCGGAGGGCTGGGACGTCCTTATCATAGATAAGATCGGAGTGCTTTTCGACCTCTACGGCACGGCGTACTCCGCCTTCGTCGGCGGCAGCTTCGCCGACAAGGGGGGGCAGAATATCCTCGAGCCCTTCTCCTGGGGCGTCCCCGTACAGTACGGCCCTCACATGGAGGATTTCGCGCAGGCCTCGCGCGCCTTCATCTTAATGGGGGCGGCGGCTCAGGTGGCGGACGAAAGGGAGCTCGCCGAGGTATGGCGTTGCCTCGCCGCGGAGAGGGATACCGGAGAGAGATGGCAGCGGCTGAGCCGCGATTACTTTGAAAAATCATGCGGCGCCTCCATGCGCACATGGCAAATGATAAAAAAATATCTAAGTGGTTACGGTTAA
- a CDS encoding KpsF/GutQ family sugar-phosphate isomerase, producing the protein MNLPYEREEKKLSSEELLATGRDIMLKEAAALRSATEKMGGEMASAAHLVSRCRGRIVVSGLGKSGHVGRKTAATFASLGVPAFFLHATEGAHGDLGMVCREDVGYFLSNSGETQELIALIPYFKRLGAPIIAVTGNPESMLAREADIVLNCHVESEADPLKLAPTSSTTLQMALGDAVAGMSTLLLGLQKEDFALFHPGGSLGKRLLLRVSDLMGSGDRMPITKQDARVRDALFDITSKGYGATAIVDDEGKLTGVFTDGDLRRFIEKEGLEGLELPVFRAMTKNPRVIGPERLAVEAVRIVEEWEVSALIVVQDGKPIGMVHIHEILKAGVA; encoded by the coding sequence ATGAATCTGCCGTACGAACGTGAAGAAAAGAAACTCTCATCCGAGGAGCTGCTTGCCACCGGAAGAGATATCATGCTCAAAGAGGCGGCGGCGCTCAGAAGCGCGACCGAAAAAATGGGCGGGGAGATGGCCTCCGCCGCCCACCTCGTAAGCCGCTGCCGCGGACGCATCGTCGTCTCCGGACTCGGCAAATCGGGCCATGTAGGGCGCAAGACGGCGGCGACCTTCGCCTCCCTCGGCGTACCGGCCTTCTTCCTCCACGCCACGGAGGGGGCGCACGGCGATTTAGGCATGGTCTGCCGTGAAGACGTGGGATATTTCCTCAGCAACAGCGGCGAGACACAGGAGCTGATCGCGCTCATCCCCTATTTCAAGAGGCTCGGCGCGCCGATCATCGCCGTCACCGGCAATCCGGAATCGATGCTCGCGCGCGAGGCGGACATCGTCCTCAACTGCCACGTCGAATCCGAGGCCGACCCGCTGAAGCTCGCGCCGACCAGCAGCACGACGCTGCAGATGGCGCTCGGCGACGCGGTGGCGGGCATGTCTACTCTGCTGCTCGGCCTCCAGAAGGAGGACTTCGCACTCTTCCACCCGGGCGGCTCGCTCGGCAAGCGGCTGCTGCTGCGCGTCTCCGACCTTATGGGCAGCGGGGACAGGATGCCGATCACCAAGCAGGACGCGAGGGTGCGCGACGCGCTCTTTGACATCACCAGCAAAGGCTACGGCGCGACGGCGATCGTCGACGACGAGGGCAAACTCACCGGCGTATTCACCGACGGCGACCTGCGCCGCTTCATCGAAAAAGAGGGGCTTGAAGGCCTCGAACTCCCTGTCTTCCGCGCCATGACGAAGAACCCGCGCGTCATCGGGCCGGAACGGCTCGCCGTCGAGGCGGTGCGCATCGTAGAAGAGTGGGAGGTCTCCGCCCTCATCGTGGTACAGGACGGCAAGCCGATCGGCATGGTCCACATCCACGAGATCCTTAAGGCGGGGGTGGCCTAG
- the kdsA gene encoding 3-deoxy-8-phosphooctulonate synthase → MKTAREVRVRDITVGGARLTVAAGPCVLDTFDEALMIAREMKKYCAEFGFNYIFKASFDKANRTSITSFRGPGIETGLEWLSEIGRLADVPVVTDIHEPSQAEIAARHVDLLQIPAFLCRQTDLLAAASKTGKPLNVKKAQFMAPEDMGSVVGKCRESGCEDVILCERGTAFGYHELSVDFRSLPVMRALGCPVMFDVTHSVQKPGGRGTCSGGDRSFVLPLIRAAAALGIDALFMEVHPNPDAAKCDGPNSIPLSKVREVLRQTYEIDKIVREKIDFAALDWSEE, encoded by the coding sequence ATGAAAACCGCAAGAGAGGTCAGGGTGAGGGACATCACGGTCGGAGGCGCGAGGCTGACGGTCGCCGCCGGCCCCTGTGTGCTCGACACCTTTGACGAGGCGCTGATGATCGCCCGCGAGATGAAGAAATACTGCGCGGAGTTTGGTTTCAATTACATATTCAAGGCATCTTTCGACAAGGCCAACAGGACCTCAATCACAAGTTTCCGCGGCCCGGGAATAGAAACGGGGCTTGAATGGCTCTCGGAAATCGGACGGCTCGCGGATGTTCCCGTGGTGACCGACATCCACGAGCCAAGCCAGGCGGAGATCGCCGCGCGTCACGTGGATCTGCTGCAGATACCGGCCTTCCTCTGCCGTCAGACCGATCTGCTCGCGGCGGCAAGCAAAACGGGCAAGCCGCTTAACGTCAAAAAAGCGCAGTTCATGGCCCCCGAGGACATGGGCTCCGTCGTCGGCAAGTGCCGCGAAAGCGGCTGTGAGGATGTCATCCTCTGCGAGCGCGGAACGGCCTTCGGCTATCACGAGCTATCGGTGGACTTCCGCTCGCTGCCCGTCATGCGCGCGCTCGGCTGCCCCGTGATGTTCGACGTGACGCACAGCGTCCAGAAACCCGGCGGCAGGGGCACCTGCAGCGGAGGCGACCGCTCCTTCGTGCTGCCTCTGATCCGCGCCGCCGCCGCGCTCGGCATCGACGCGCTCTTTATGGAGGTACACCCGAATCCCGACGCCGCGAAATGCGACGGCCCCAATTCGATCCCGCTCTCCAAGGTGCGCGAGGTGCTGCGCCAGACATACGAGATAGATAAGATCGTCCGCGAAAAGATAGATTTCGCGGCCCTTGACTGGTCGGAGGAATAG